The DNA sequence tgggagggatagGAGGGGCTGTGTGTCGTCAGCAGTAGGGTAGCCAACGTGCtgattgcacaaaaccgaacatactagtcctgtcccctgcccctcCTTTACCGAGggcccgccccttccctgaggccccgccccccacactccatccccccctccgtccgtcgcttgctctcccccaccctcccgcactttcactgggctggggcagggggttgtgctgcgggctccagctgggggtgtgggctctagggtggggccggggatgaggggtttgaggttcaggagggggctctgggatggggtggagggagggagtgcagggtgcggGCCCCAGAAGACAGTTAGGGTGCgagagggggctcggggctgggggtgggggatgagggatgCACATTCCAAGCGGGAATTTGGCTGTGGACTCcaagaggaggctcagggctggggtgcggaAGGGAGTGCGGGCCccaggagggagttagggtgcgagagggggctcagggctgggggtggcgtgtgtggggggagtgcaggtggcaggagggagtgagggtgtgggacggggctcagggctgggggtggggggctgcaggttgcaggaaggagttagggtgagggagggggctcagggctggggcaggagttcggggtgcgggctccggccaggcggcacttacctcaggtgatTCCCAGCCGGCagcgcaggctccctgcctgccccggctccGCGCTACTCCTGGAGGAAGCCgccatgtccagctcctaggcgcaggggcagccaggcggctctgtgcggtATGCACTGCCCACTCCCACAGgcacctcccctgcagctcccgttggccgtggttcctgcaggcaccacccccgcagatcccattggccgcagtttccagccaatgggagctgcagagccggtgctcagggcaggggcagcacacggagtccccctggcagcccctgcgcctaggaggcGGATATGGAGgtcgcttccgggagccgtgcagcgctggggcaggcagggagaaaaccggacgcctggcaatcctagttgggagtgaggggcactggccgGGCCACATGCTAAAGCGGTCATTTCTCCCCAGCTTTCCGGCAACGCCACCTCACCCGTGGCCAACAACAGCACCATGCCCACCTCCAACGTCCTCGACCAGCTCTCGGTGGCCATCTTCGTGGTCTCCTCCCTGCTGGGCACGGTAGGCAACAGCCTGGTGATTTGGGTCACCTGCTTCCGCATGCGCCGGACGGTCAACTCGATCTGGTTCCTGAGCCTGGCGCTGACCAACCTGCTCtactccctgctgctgcctttcTACGCCGCCAAGACCGCCGCGGGCAATCAGTGGGCCTTCGGCAACTTCCTCTGCAAAGCCGTcaactccctcctcttcctcagcaTGTTCACCAGCATCTTCCAGCTGACGCTCATCTCGGCCGATTGCTGCCTGCTGGTGGCCCGGCCCGTCTGGGCCCAGCGGTTCCGCACGCCGCGCTTGGCTTGGGGGGCGGCCGCCGTGGcgtggctgctggccggggctTTCTCGGCCCCCTACCTGGTCTTCCGGCAGGTGACCTGCCGGGGTGAGCGCTTCTTCTGCATCAACAATTTCGGGGATGAGGCGACGAGGATGGCGCGGCAGCAGGCCCTGATCATGGTGCGGTTCGTGGACGGCTTCCTGGCACCGCTGCTGGTCATCACAGCCTGCCACGTGGTCATGATGCTGCGGGCCGGGCACCGGGGCCGCCGGCCCAACCGTACGGCCAAGGTGGTAGCTGCCGTGGTGTTGAGTTTCTTCTTCTGCTGGCTGCCCTACCACATCTTCAACTTCCTGCACAGGTCGCCGAGCAATCGTGCAGCCTTCGAGGTGGGCTCCTCCCTGGCCTTCAGCCTCACCTGCCTGGGCTGCttcctcaaccccctgctctacgCCTTCCTGGGCCGCCGCTTCCAGGAGGGGCTGCGGGGCAGCAGCCGCGCCCGCTGGCTGGAGGCCGCCATGGCCGAAGACTCGATGGGCTCCGGCAGCGGGCGCCGGAGCAACCGCTCGCTGGGCTCCACCACCCCTCCGAGCTGCGGATAATGCAGCCGTgacggggcagggggaaggggccagggccccgtgaggggtggggggcagctgtgggatggcaccgagcagggcatgctgggagcccAGAGCCACACCAGATCAGTGCAtcctgggagcccagggccgtgctggagcagtgcatgctgggagcccaTGGGACATGGCggagcaatgcatgctgggagcccATGGGCCACActggagcagtgcatgctgggacccCAGAGCCTCGCCAGaacagtgcatgctgggagcccaTGGGCCATGCCAGaacagtgcatgctgggagtttACGGGTCACACTGTagaggggcatgctgggaactctTGCTCTCATTGGCCACACCGGAGCAATAAcaggccacgccccttccccaTGCTGCAGGAACTCAGTGATACTCACTGGCTGCCACCCCACAGGGTGGGCGGGGCTATTACAAGGCTGTTGCCATGGTGGTTGCCATGGATACCACCACCTGGCCACCATTttggggcctaattttcagactGGGGTGGAGTGATTCCTAAAACCAGGCTCTTTTTATACAGACGGCTCAGATCTACTTTTGTTATATTGACCACCCCCTTGGTTGGCGTATCTTTCCACCAATTAATGTAGTccgtccaaaaaaaaaaaaaagaattctgggAATCCAGCCCACTTTACACAGGAGCCGGCTCTACTTTCAAAGGACAGCTACCGAGTATCCTTCCACCACAAAAGTAGTCCCTCAAAACTGGACCCTTTTTATACAGGAACCGGATCTACTTTCAATATATACTGATTGTGTGTCCTTCTGCCAAAAAAATAGTCCCTCAAAAAAATAATagctgaaaaccaggcccttttCGAACAGAAGCCCTGTGTCGTTCCTCCATTACTTGTGTGTGTCCATCCGCCAAACAACAAAAGGTAAAATAGCCCCTTAaaaatctgaaaatcaagctccaTCATATTCGGGTACCGGGACTACTTCCTTTGTCATCTTCTTGCACTCTGTTTTGTGGCCTTCCACCACAACTATAGTCCCTGAAACGCACATGGGAAAGTTGTGCCCTTTAAATACAAGGGCTGGGCCTTATTACGCCCCCTTCTGTCTTCTTCCACTCAAAAGAAGTAGTCCAGTCCAC is a window from the Malaclemys terrapin pileata isolate rMalTer1 chromosome 21, rMalTer1.hap1, whole genome shotgun sequence genome containing:
- the LOC128827436 gene encoding C5a anaphylatoxin chemotactic receptor 1-like — protein: MASPFPTRSWGQLSGNATSPVANNSTMPTSNVLDQLSVAIFVVSSLLGTVGNSLVIWVTCFRMRRTVNSIWFLSLALTNLLYSLLLPFYAAKTAAGNQWAFGNFLCKAVNSLLFLSMFTSIFQLTLISADCCLLVARPVWAQRFRTPRLAWGAAAVAWLLAGAFSAPYLVFRQVTCRGERFFCINNFGDEATRMARQQALIMVRFVDGFLAPLLVITACHVVMMLRAGHRGRRPNRTAKVVAAVVLSFFFCWLPYHIFNFLHRSPSNRAAFEVGSSLAFSLTCLGCFLNPLLYAFLGRRFQEGLRGSSRARWLEAAMAEDSMGSGSGRRSNRSLGSTTPPSCG